The Sinomonas sp. P10A9 genome includes a window with the following:
- a CDS encoding metallophosphoesterase, which produces MQRSTTARLAASMGAGARRAALVAGLGLSAGAAAAAYGWWEKDQFTLREESVPILPRGARPLRVLHLSDIHFVPGQTAKVRWLASLADLAPDLVVNTGDNLSHPDAVVPLLEALTPLLQFPGVFVPGSNDYYAPVAKNPAAYLLGPSNRKPLPDRVDLDWRRLFTGFGSAGWIDLTNRSQSVNLGGVRFDFSGVDDPHLKRERYADWPRGASGHEERPHVKVAVIHAPYQRVLDHFTDADADLILAGHTHGGQICLPGYGALVSNCDLPTWRAKGLTQWENAGRSVQLNVSGGIGTSRFAPIRIACRPEAVLLTLTPRV; this is translated from the coding sequence ATGCAGCGCTCGACGACGGCGCGGCTCGCCGCCTCGATGGGCGCCGGGGCGAGGCGCGCCGCACTCGTCGCAGGCCTCGGGCTGAGCGCCGGTGCGGCGGCTGCAGCCTACGGGTGGTGGGAGAAGGACCAGTTCACGCTCCGTGAAGAGTCGGTCCCCATCCTTCCCCGCGGCGCCCGGCCGCTGCGGGTCCTTCACCTGAGCGACATCCACTTCGTGCCGGGCCAGACCGCCAAGGTCCGCTGGCTGGCCAGCCTCGCGGATCTGGCGCCGGACCTCGTGGTGAACACGGGCGACAACCTGAGCCACCCGGACGCCGTGGTGCCCCTTCTCGAGGCACTGACCCCTCTCCTGCAGTTCCCGGGCGTCTTCGTTCCCGGCTCGAACGACTACTACGCGCCGGTCGCGAAGAACCCCGCTGCGTACCTGCTGGGACCTTCCAACCGGAAGCCCCTCCCCGACCGAGTGGACCTCGACTGGCGGCGCCTCTTCACGGGCTTCGGGTCCGCTGGCTGGATCGACCTGACCAACCGGTCCCAGTCGGTGAATCTGGGCGGGGTGCGCTTCGACTTCTCGGGCGTCGACGATCCGCACCTCAAGCGTGAGCGCTACGCCGACTGGCCCCGCGGGGCGTCGGGCCACGAGGAGAGGCCCCACGTCAAGGTCGCCGTCATCCATGCCCCCTACCAGCGAGTCCTGGACCACTTCACGGATGCCGACGCAGATCTGATCCTCGCGGGCCACACGCACGGCGGCCAGATCTGCCTCCCGGGCTACGGCGCCCTCGTGTCCAACTGCGACCTGCCGACGTGGCGGGCCAAAGGCCTCACGCAGTGGGAGAACGCGGGCCGCTCGGTCCAGCTCAATGTCTCAGGCGGCATCGGCACGTCCCGCTTCGCACCCATCCGCATCGCGTGCCGGCCCGAGGCCGTCCTGCTCACGCTCACGCCGAGGGTGTGA
- a CDS encoding RidA family protein, whose translation MSQEQFASAADTAAEVSSAVERRLADLGLTLPEVAAPVAAYVPAVVTGSTVYTSGQLPFVSGQLPATGKVGAEVSAEAAKKYAEVCIVNALAAVKAQIGDLDRVTQIVKVVGFVASDPQFTGQPGVINGASELLGKIFGEAGTHARSAVGVAVLPLDAPVEVELIADFA comes from the coding sequence ATGAGCCAGGAGCAGTTCGCGAGCGCGGCAGACACGGCCGCGGAGGTGAGCAGCGCCGTCGAGCGTCGCCTGGCCGATCTCGGCCTGACGCTCCCCGAGGTCGCAGCGCCTGTCGCCGCCTACGTTCCCGCAGTCGTCACCGGCTCGACCGTGTACACCTCCGGCCAGCTGCCGTTCGTCTCCGGGCAGCTGCCCGCTACCGGCAAGGTCGGTGCGGAGGTGAGCGCCGAGGCTGCGAAGAAGTACGCCGAGGTGTGCATCGTCAACGCGCTTGCTGCCGTCAAAGCACAGATTGGCGACCTCGACCGCGTCACGCAGATCGTGAAAGTCGTGGGGTTCGTGGCCTCCGATCCGCAGTTCACGGGCCAGCCCGGCGTCATCAACGGCGCCTCCGAGTTGCTCGGCAAGATCTTCGGCGAGGCGGGCACCCACGCCCGCTCCGCCGTCGGCGTCGCGGTCCTGCCGCTCGACGCGCCAGTGGAGGTTGAGTTGATTGCCGACTTCGCTTAA
- a CDS encoding transglycosylase domain-containing protein produces MASGKNPLFDTATTLGKILAFLGVSAICGVLVAGLMVPAAAVTGSAASGSVQFFEGLPSELTVEPPGQVTKILASDGSQIATLFSENRTKVTLDQMSPYIKDGIVAIEDYRFYEHGGVDTTGILRALAANLKGSKQGASTLTQQYVNNVINENLIAQGKDDQVLLNGLNKGVGDKLREMKLSIALEKKFTKDQILEGYLNIVFFNANAYGIQAASQYFFSTNAKDLTLPQAALLAGLVNSPSLYDPIAHPDNAKQRRNLVLDAMLQHGKIDQKAHDAAVAAPVETKVTPPKQGCQYAATAQYFCDYVLHQILNDPAYGADEKERTAKIMRGGLTIKTTLDPRLQGPAQQQVDATAGDNPLKWAASLVTVQPGTGKIVSMAQNSRMLDGQGSNFVTSYNVNVDRADASGNPLGGAGGMQPGSTMKPVTLTAWLNEGKSSNAIVNAAQRRYPKSYPWKTTCDPVVGWYDDTVSGSTDLQNDEPNWYRPMSVREGIYQSINTATFASAAALNDFCDIQRAADALGMHDGEGNGKKLDLHILGNLLGGMNVAPLTMASAFATFAANGTYCTPISITEVTDLQGKKIGGQAQTCQQNAIKPEVAKAATNVLQDVLTKGSGYNIKDAAGNTIKLPYADAAKTGTNNFNNQTWVVGYTKGLATASFFGEALKDPFSSTYGQNLTINGRFYKSVDGAFIAGPQWAYFMQKAAPLYDNGGFDAPPQNLIGGQPTPAPTASQTGQTDQGASNQGNSQPAPAPQPTATKPGKGNG; encoded by the coding sequence ATGGCGTCTGGCAAGAACCCTCTCTTTGACACTGCCACCACCTTGGGCAAGATCCTTGCCTTCCTTGGGGTGAGTGCGATCTGTGGCGTGCTTGTCGCAGGCCTGATGGTGCCCGCAGCTGCTGTGACAGGCAGCGCGGCGAGCGGCTCGGTGCAGTTCTTCGAGGGGCTGCCCAGTGAGCTCACCGTCGAACCTCCTGGGCAGGTGACCAAGATCCTCGCCTCCGACGGGTCGCAGATCGCCACGCTGTTCTCGGAGAACCGGACCAAGGTCACGCTCGACCAGATGTCGCCGTACATCAAGGACGGCATCGTGGCCATCGAGGACTACCGGTTCTATGAGCACGGCGGCGTCGACACGACCGGCATCCTGCGCGCGCTCGCCGCGAACCTCAAGGGCAGCAAGCAGGGCGCCTCGACGCTCACGCAGCAGTACGTCAACAACGTCATCAACGAGAACCTCATCGCGCAGGGCAAGGACGATCAGGTCCTCCTCAACGGCCTCAACAAGGGCGTGGGAGACAAGCTGCGCGAGATGAAGCTTTCCATCGCGCTCGAGAAGAAGTTCACGAAGGACCAGATCCTCGAGGGCTACCTCAACATCGTCTTCTTCAATGCCAATGCCTATGGCATCCAGGCAGCGAGCCAGTACTTCTTCTCGACGAACGCGAAGGACCTCACCCTCCCTCAGGCCGCGCTCCTGGCAGGCCTCGTCAACAGCCCGTCGCTCTACGATCCGATCGCCCATCCGGACAACGCGAAGCAGCGCCGGAACCTCGTGCTCGACGCGATGCTCCAGCACGGCAAGATCGACCAGAAGGCCCACGACGCCGCCGTCGCGGCACCGGTCGAAACTAAGGTCACCCCGCCGAAGCAGGGCTGCCAATACGCCGCAACGGCCCAGTACTTCTGCGACTACGTGCTGCACCAGATCCTCAACGACCCCGCCTATGGCGCGGACGAGAAGGAGCGCACCGCCAAGATCATGCGCGGCGGCCTGACCATCAAGACCACGCTCGACCCGAGGCTCCAAGGCCCCGCTCAGCAGCAGGTCGACGCGACCGCCGGAGACAACCCGCTCAAGTGGGCGGCTTCCCTCGTGACCGTCCAGCCCGGAACGGGCAAGATTGTCTCGATGGCGCAGAACTCGCGCATGCTCGACGGCCAAGGCTCGAACTTCGTGACCTCCTACAACGTCAACGTCGACCGGGCCGATGCCTCCGGCAACCCCCTCGGCGGCGCGGGAGGCATGCAGCCCGGTTCGACAATGAAGCCCGTGACGCTCACGGCGTGGCTCAACGAGGGCAAGTCGAGCAACGCAATCGTGAACGCCGCCCAGCGCCGCTACCCCAAGAGCTATCCATGGAAGACCACGTGTGATCCGGTCGTCGGCTGGTATGACGACACGGTCTCGGGCTCGACGGACCTCCAGAACGACGAGCCGAACTGGTACCGGCCGATGTCGGTGCGTGAGGGCATCTACCAGTCCATCAACACCGCGACCTTCGCCTCGGCTGCTGCCCTCAACGACTTCTGCGACATCCAGCGCGCGGCGGACGCGCTGGGAATGCACGACGGCGAGGGCAACGGCAAGAAGCTCGACCTCCATATCCTCGGCAATCTGCTCGGCGGTATGAACGTGGCCCCCCTGACCATGGCCAGTGCCTTCGCCACGTTTGCGGCCAACGGCACGTACTGCACCCCGATCTCCATCACCGAGGTCACTGACCTCCAGGGCAAGAAGATCGGCGGGCAGGCTCAGACCTGCCAGCAGAACGCCATCAAGCCCGAGGTGGCGAAGGCGGCGACGAACGTGCTGCAGGACGTCCTGACGAAGGGCTCCGGCTACAACATCAAGGATGCTGCGGGCAACACCATCAAGCTCCCGTACGCGGATGCCGCGAAGACGGGTACGAACAACTTCAACAACCAGACCTGGGTGGTCGGCTACACGAAGGGCCTCGCCACCGCCTCCTTCTTCGGAGAGGCACTCAAGGACCCGTTCTCGTCCACCTACGGTCAGAACCTCACGATCAACGGCAGGTTCTACAAGTCGGTCGACGGTGCCTTCATCGCGGGTCCGCAGTGGGCGTACTTCATGCAGAAGGCAGCCCCGCTGTACGACAACGGCGGCTTCGACGCCCCGCCGCAGAACCTCATCGGCGGCCAGCCGACGCCCGCGCCGACGGCCTCCCAGACGGGACAGACGGATCAAGGAGCGTCGAACCAGGGCAACTCGCAGCCAGCGCCCGCTCCACAGCCCACGGCCACCAAGCCGGGCAAGGGCAACGGCTGA
- a CDS encoding NUDIX hydrolase, producing the protein MPTSLKRRFTLPKRMQGAARSWLEEADRVPRKPRLASSVALVRDAPDGTETWLSYRGGESPLGVVGFPGGSAENADQDTFDWFGPSVGQWAEILGTEDYALARLHVVAAIRELFEETGVLLAGSDESVVVEGTTSAEWVRAREALARQDISFADLLAKRGLGLRTDLLRSLVHWVTPDFAHRRFDTRYFAATLPVGQTPTLLPSKGVWGQWVSAREVMAERDTSALGDVIGEADTRGLALPELLVPATEIILAKMGKAKGCIAYLSVKRSNHLYQAHLVEEDGQLYLEVDAPGAVAPPTEALRVVGP; encoded by the coding sequence TTGCCGACTTCGCTTAAGCGCCGCTTCACCCTGCCCAAGCGCATGCAGGGCGCGGCCCGCAGCTGGCTCGAGGAAGCCGACCGCGTTCCGCGCAAACCGCGACTCGCCTCGTCCGTGGCTCTCGTCCGGGATGCACCCGACGGGACCGAGACGTGGCTCTCCTACCGCGGCGGCGAGTCGCCGCTCGGCGTCGTCGGGTTCCCCGGCGGGTCGGCAGAGAACGCCGATCAGGACACCTTCGACTGGTTCGGCCCCTCCGTGGGCCAGTGGGCCGAAATCCTCGGGACCGAGGACTATGCACTCGCGCGCCTGCACGTCGTCGCCGCCATCCGGGAGCTCTTCGAGGAGACGGGCGTCCTGCTCGCCGGCTCGGACGAGTCCGTGGTGGTTGAGGGCACCACGAGCGCTGAGTGGGTGCGTGCCCGCGAGGCGCTCGCCCGGCAGGACATCAGCTTTGCGGACCTGCTCGCGAAGCGTGGGCTCGGGCTGAGGACCGACCTGCTGCGTTCCCTCGTGCACTGGGTGACGCCCGACTTCGCGCACCGCCGATTCGATACCCGCTACTTTGCCGCGACCCTTCCCGTGGGTCAGACGCCCACCCTCCTGCCGAGCAAGGGCGTGTGGGGCCAGTGGGTCAGCGCCCGTGAGGTAATGGCCGAACGCGACACGAGCGCCCTCGGCGACGTGATCGGCGAGGCCGACACGCGCGGGCTCGCCCTGCCGGAGCTGCTGGTCCCGGCGACGGAGATCATCCTCGCCAAGATGGGCAAGGCCAAGGGCTGCATCGCGTATCTGAGCGTCAAGCGGAGCAACCACCTGTACCAGGCACACCTCGTCGAAGAGGACGGGCAGCTCTACCTCGAGGTCGATGCACCCGGAGCCGTGGCGCCACCGACCGAGGCACTGCGCGTCGTCGGGCCTTAA
- a CDS encoding DUF4177 domain-containing protein → MTAWEYATVPLIVHATKQILDQWGEDGWELVQVVSGPGGNGLVAYLKREKQA, encoded by the coding sequence ATGACCGCCTGGGAATACGCGACCGTGCCCCTCATCGTGCATGCCACGAAGCAGATCCTCGACCAGTGGGGCGAGGACGGCTGGGAGCTTGTCCAGGTCGTCTCCGGACCCGGCGGCAACGGACTTGTCGCGTACTTGAAGAGGGAGAAGCAGGCATGA
- a CDS encoding ABC transporter ATP-binding protein: MPQHAPVDPKPASSHRSGPQQTPYWASIARLGPIVRPIVPRLLVGLVVALAASALALAVPQVLRLVIDELVHSGTQPSAVWGAAGVVLLLGVLEATMIYLRRVLVIEPSIGLERQMRVTMYDHLQDLPVSFHDRWGSGQLLSRSIADLAFLRRWLAFGAIFLVVSLSTVTLGVVLLFTLSWQLALIFLAAAVPIMVYGAIFRRRFSLATRRSQDQAGDLATTVEESVHGIRVLKAFGRAREALEGFTEQAQQLRETEVAKARHQALFSLVVTLLPELALGTGLVTGIWLAASGQLSLGSLAAFFATSAAVAQFVEASGMLVGMALTAKTAVDRHFEVMDARNTITDPESPRHVTAPRGALAFRDVRFAFNAAAHDAASSARAAAPSTASRPADPPRDVLRGVTLDIRPGETMALVGATGSGKTTLLQLVSRLYDVSGGAVEIDGIDVRDLPLAELRRLVAVAFEDTTLFSSSVRENVLLGAPVQEGAEADRLLEEALDVAQAHFARSLPDGLDTTIGEEGLSLSGGQRQRIALARAIAARPSVLILDDPLSALDIATEERVSERLGDALAHTTTLIVAHRPSTVALADRVALLRDGVVEDVGTHAELLARSEHYRWVIASLPEEPSDLDREHEPDLDDFLPEEAESR, from the coding sequence ATGCCACAGCACGCCCCCGTCGACCCCAAGCCTGCTTCCTCCCACAGATCAGGCCCCCAGCAGACCCCGTACTGGGCCTCGATCGCGCGCCTCGGCCCGATCGTGCGGCCCATCGTGCCGCGCCTCCTCGTAGGCCTCGTTGTCGCCCTTGCGGCGTCCGCCCTTGCCCTTGCGGTGCCGCAGGTGCTGCGCCTTGTCATCGACGAACTCGTGCACAGCGGAACCCAGCCGTCGGCCGTGTGGGGAGCGGCCGGCGTCGTACTTCTCCTCGGCGTGCTCGAGGCGACCATGATCTACCTGCGGCGCGTGCTCGTGATCGAGCCGAGCATCGGACTCGAGCGGCAGATGCGCGTTACCATGTACGACCACCTGCAGGACCTCCCCGTCTCATTCCACGACCGCTGGGGCTCAGGCCAGCTGCTCTCGCGCTCGATCGCGGACCTCGCGTTCCTGCGGCGCTGGCTCGCGTTCGGCGCGATCTTCCTCGTGGTCTCGCTCAGCACCGTGACGCTCGGCGTGGTCCTGCTGTTCACTCTCTCGTGGCAGCTCGCACTCATCTTCCTCGCGGCGGCCGTGCCGATCATGGTGTACGGCGCGATCTTCCGGCGCCGCTTCTCCCTTGCCACGCGGCGCAGCCAGGACCAGGCCGGCGACCTCGCCACCACGGTCGAGGAGTCCGTCCACGGCATCCGCGTCCTCAAGGCCTTCGGCCGCGCGCGCGAGGCCCTCGAGGGCTTCACCGAGCAGGCCCAGCAGCTGCGCGAGACCGAAGTGGCAAAGGCGAGGCACCAGGCCCTGTTCAGCCTCGTCGTGACCCTGCTGCCGGAACTCGCCCTCGGCACGGGACTCGTGACCGGGATATGGCTTGCCGCGTCGGGGCAGCTGAGCCTCGGATCCCTCGCGGCCTTCTTCGCGACCTCGGCCGCCGTGGCGCAGTTCGTCGAGGCGAGCGGCATGCTCGTGGGCATGGCCCTGACGGCGAAGACGGCGGTCGACCGCCACTTCGAGGTCATGGACGCCCGCAACACCATCACCGATCCTGAGTCGCCGCGGCACGTCACCGCCCCGCGCGGTGCGCTGGCCTTCCGCGACGTCCGGTTCGCGTTCAACGCAGCCGCGCACGACGCCGCGAGCTCGGCTCGCGCTGCAGCCCCGTCCACCGCGTCGCGACCAGCAGACCCGCCGCGCGACGTCCTGCGCGGCGTGACGCTGGACATCCGACCCGGCGAGACCATGGCGCTCGTCGGCGCGACGGGCTCGGGAAAGACGACGCTCCTGCAGCTCGTCTCACGCCTCTATGACGTCTCGGGCGGGGCGGTCGAGATCGACGGGATCGATGTCCGCGATCTACCCCTCGCTGAGCTGCGCCGGCTCGTCGCGGTCGCGTTCGAAGACACGACGCTGTTCTCGTCCTCGGTGCGCGAGAACGTCCTGCTCGGCGCGCCCGTGCAGGAGGGCGCGGAGGCCGATCGCCTGCTCGAAGAAGCGCTCGACGTTGCACAGGCCCACTTCGCGCGCTCTCTGCCCGACGGCCTCGACACGACGATCGGTGAGGAGGGCCTGAGCCTCTCCGGCGGGCAGCGGCAGCGCATCGCGCTCGCACGCGCCATCGCGGCGCGGCCCTCCGTGCTGATCCTCGACGATCCCCTCTCCGCGCTCGACATCGCGACGGAGGAGCGCGTGTCCGAGCGGCTCGGCGACGCGCTCGCGCACACCACGACGCTCATCGTGGCGCACCGCCCCTCGACCGTGGCTCTCGCGGACCGGGTCGCGCTCCTGCGGGACGGCGTCGTGGAGGACGTCGGAACGCACGCCGAGCTGCTCGCGCGCAGCGAGCACTATCGCTGGGTCATCGCGAGCCTCCCCGAGGAGCCGAGCGACCTCGACAGGGAGCACGAACCCGATCTGGACGATTTCCTGCCCGAGGAGGCCGAGTCCCGGTGA